Proteins encoded within one genomic window of Phototrophicus methaneseepsis:
- a CDS encoding winged helix-turn-helix transcriptional regulator has protein sequence MSTFNFKDIAKQIGEALPERLRGRKLGQRYSAALQAYVREQATVDILEFDLHDAPMMDVSFMDEVFGGFAETRGRGDLAGSALLLIQLSDYDRDDIERVLSGRPGYVVGLRNCVLPYRSSSGIGLLGKTEDYVAQTFALLQKNGTLTTADLMEQLDLANNTASTRLKVLYDLGLARRQNHLGSRGYVYLALE, from the coding sequence TTGTCCACTTTCAACTTCAAAGACATCGCAAAGCAGATTGGTGAAGCTCTGCCCGAACGCCTTCGTGGGCGTAAGCTTGGGCAACGCTATTCGGCTGCACTACAAGCATATGTACGTGAGCAAGCCACAGTAGATATCTTAGAGTTTGATTTACATGACGCTCCGATGATGGATGTATCTTTCATGGATGAAGTTTTTGGAGGATTCGCAGAGACCCGTGGACGTGGTGATCTTGCTGGATCAGCACTTTTGCTCATTCAACTTAGTGATTATGATCGGGATGATATTGAACGTGTATTATCTGGTAGACCCGGTTATGTTGTTGGATTGAGAAACTGTGTGTTGCCTTACCGCAGTTCGAGTGGAATCGGTTTGTTGGGTAAGACGGAGGACTATGTGGCTCAGACATTCGCCTTACTGCAAAAAAATGGTACTCTGACCACTGCGGATCTTATGGAACAACTTGATCTTGCTAATAACACGGCGAGTACGCGGTTAAAAGTTCTGTATGATCTAGGTCTAGCGCGGCGACAAAACCATTTAGGAAGTCGTGGATATGTTTATCTTGCCTTAGAATAG
- a CDS encoding transposase, giving the protein MRALVRHLDDLKQDYQRVKNRIEAQRSSPHVLKQLKQQKRFFEGQMAQTMQLIREHVKRSPDLKRQHDLLTTIPGLGDMTAYRLIAELGDMRRFNNVREIVAYVGLNRRHHQSGKKRTSRGISKTGRPSVRAALYMPAVVAKIHNPILKAFAARLEARGLAPKQIIVAVMRKLLHLAYGILKSGNAFDPNYADKLAFAA; this is encoded by the coding sequence TTGCGGGCGCTCGTCCGCCATTTGGATGATTTGAAGCAAGACTACCAGCGCGTCAAGAACCGCATCGAAGCCCAAAGAAGCTCACCCCATGTTCTGAAACAACTCAAGCAGCAAAAACGCTTTTTCGAAGGCCAGATGGCGCAAACAATGCAGTTGATCCGCGAGCATGTCAAACGTTCGCCCGACCTCAAACGCCAGCATGATTTACTCACGACCATTCCTGGTTTGGGTGATATGACCGCCTATCGTTTGATCGCGGAGTTGGGGGATATGCGCCGCTTTAATAACGTGCGTGAAATTGTCGCTTATGTGGGGCTCAATCGGCGCCATCATCAGTCGGGGAAAAAGCGCACCTCTCGTGGCATCTCTAAAACGGGCCGCCCCAGTGTGCGCGCGGCTCTTTATATGCCAGCCGTGGTCGCTAAAATCCACAACCCGATTCTCAAAGCTTTCGCCGCCCGCTTAGAAGCACGAGGGCTCGCCCCTAAACAGATCATTGTTGCGGTAATGCGCAAACTCTTGCACCTGGCCTACGGCATCTTAAAGTCCGGCAACGCCTTTGATCCCAATTATGCTGACAAGCTAGCATTCGCAGCTTGA
- a CDS encoding transposase, with protein sequence MLEQLYTLIQDFASMIRQRDAQPFDSWLKFCSKSDIRACQLFAQSLQQDYDAVRAALSTDWSNGQTEGQVHRLKLLKRQMYGRANLDLLRIRVCYES encoded by the coding sequence GTGTTGGAGCAGCTTTATACGCTCATACAGGATTTCGCTAGCATGATTCGTCAACGGGATGCTCAGCCATTCGATTCTTGGCTCAAGTTCTGTTCGAAAAGCGATATTCGAGCGTGCCAGCTCTTTGCCCAATCCCTCCAGCAGGACTACGACGCGGTTCGGGCTGCGCTATCGACTGATTGGAGCAATGGGCAAACTGAAGGACAAGTGCATCGGTTGAAACTTCTCAAACGACAGATGTATGGCCGTGCTAACTTGGATCTGCTGCGCATCCGTGTTTGTTACGAATCATGA
- a CDS encoding ISL3 family transposase, which produces MEYELRIPGCAVTSVQHTPDGVHISVESQSRFGYCPSCGAKTQRIHNYYERQLLDLPLGELAVRLRIQVKRFRCMDVLCERRTFAEKLPNLTERYSRYTKRLAEIIWHVGQVVGGRPGSQFAHKLRIQVSRHSILRMLRHLYTSVTKPVRILGVDDWAKKRGQTYGTILVDLEDHRVIDLLPDREAQTLANWLHQHPTVAIVTRDRSTEYAIGITAGAPQALQVADRWHLLKNLTEMAQRALRDEWTQVRAAKTVPSAQRAPLPRAFGDETTKQLSREHRLKQYGIIQHLKHKGYGQRRIARLLGFSRGKVRSFYETDEFPERKTVSRPSQLDPYLNYLNTQMSTRKVTAKQLWQEIVEQGYPGSYGQVSKWVTGYNKQRPRVEVALSTAHLPGRDTCLRLLVA; this is translated from the coding sequence GTGGAGTATGAGCTGAGAATTCCAGGATGTGCCGTGACATCGGTGCAACACACGCCCGATGGTGTTCACATAAGTGTCGAGAGTCAATCAAGGTTTGGGTACTGTCCATCATGTGGTGCAAAAACACAGCGGATCCATAACTACTACGAGCGTCAGTTGCTGGACCTACCGCTAGGTGAACTGGCTGTTCGATTGCGGATTCAGGTCAAACGTTTTCGTTGTATGGACGTATTATGTGAACGACGTACCTTCGCTGAGAAACTCCCAAACCTAACAGAGCGATATTCGCGATATACCAAGCGGTTAGCCGAGATTATCTGGCATGTGGGACAAGTCGTTGGTGGGCGTCCTGGCTCACAGTTCGCACACAAACTGCGGATTCAGGTGTCCCGTCATAGCATTCTTCGGATGCTTCGTCACCTCTATACCAGTGTCACGAAGCCGGTGCGAATCTTGGGTGTCGACGACTGGGCAAAGAAACGTGGACAGACCTATGGGACAATTCTGGTGGATCTTGAAGATCATCGTGTCATTGATTTACTGCCAGATCGCGAAGCACAGACTCTTGCCAATTGGCTTCACCAACATCCAACAGTGGCGATTGTGACCCGTGATCGATCCACAGAATATGCCATTGGCATTACAGCGGGCGCACCGCAAGCCCTTCAGGTTGCAGATCGTTGGCACTTGTTGAAAAACCTGACAGAAATGGCCCAACGGGCTTTGCGTGACGAATGGACACAAGTTCGCGCCGCAAAAACCGTACCAAGCGCTCAAAGAGCACCGCTGCCGCGTGCATTTGGCGATGAAACAACCAAGCAGCTCAGTCGTGAGCATCGCTTGAAACAATATGGCATCATCCAACATCTCAAACACAAGGGATATGGTCAAAGACGCATTGCCCGTTTGTTGGGTTTCAGCCGTGGAAAAGTTCGCAGTTTCTACGAGACAGATGAGTTTCCAGAGCGCAAAACCGTTTCACGCCCAAGCCAATTGGATCCCTACCTGAATTATCTCAATACGCAGATGTCTACTCGTAAGGTTACAGCAAAGCAACTGTGGCAAGAGATTGTTGAGCAGGGTTACCCTGGAAGCTATGGTCAGGTCTCCAAGTGGGTAACAGGCTACAACAAACAACGGCCTCGTGTCGAAGTCGCACTATCAACAGCCCATCTGCCAGGACGAGATACATGTTTGCGCTTGCTGGTTGCATAG
- a CDS encoding transposase, with amino-acid sequence MSRRISKEIKEEILSKVQSGERVADLAEQYGVSAKSIYGWLRQASGETVISVLEYNKLKRENEELKRLIGELTLNMHQQKKSR; translated from the coding sequence ATGAGCCGACGGATTTCCAAAGAGATCAAAGAGGAAATACTGAGCAAGGTGCAGTCGGGCGAGCGCGTGGCTGACCTGGCTGAGCAGTATGGTGTGAGTGCCAAGTCAATCTACGGCTGGTTGCGTCAAGCCAGCGGCGAAACTGTCATTTCGGTTCTCGAATACAACAAACTCAAACGCGAGAATGAAGAACTGAAGCGGCTCATTGGCGAATTGACGCTGAACATGCACCAGCAAAAAAAGTCGAGATAG
- a CDS encoding IS3 family transposase, which yields MCAEALGINRKNIYRQLKQPVKDLVLKEQIEAVHREHPAYGHRRVAIHLEINHKRTQRVMAKFGLRPPRRRVKHYSTVSTPHHTYKNLLKNLTITSLHQVWCSDLSQIAYRGTLWYIASIEDLMTRQIIAQRIGKRHNSHLVIATLRQAFATGFQPQIFHADQGNEFMAQRCTDYLEQRSIQVSVSDVASPWQNGYVESFFGRFKHELGDINRFESPGEMIEAIYQHTHYYNHLRIHTALKMPPAVFAAQTFSDSGLHFWVLVS from the coding sequence GTGTGTGCCGAAGCACTGGGCATCAACCGCAAGAACATCTATCGGCAACTCAAGCAGCCTGTCAAAGATCTTGTCCTCAAAGAGCAGATTGAAGCGGTGCATCGTGAGCATCCAGCTTACGGTCATCGCCGAGTTGCCATCCATCTGGAGATCAATCATAAACGGACTCAGCGGGTTATGGCCAAATTCGGGCTGCGACCACCCAGACGCCGTGTCAAACACTACAGCACCGTCTCAACACCCCATCACACCTACAAAAACTTATTGAAAAACTTGACCATTACCTCACTTCATCAGGTCTGGTGCAGCGATCTGTCTCAGATTGCGTATCGTGGCACACTCTGGTACATCGCGAGCATCGAAGACCTGATGACCCGCCAGATCATCGCCCAACGCATTGGCAAACGGCATAACAGCCATCTGGTCATAGCCACCTTGCGCCAAGCATTCGCTACTGGATTCCAACCTCAGATCTTCCATGCGGATCAGGGCAATGAATTCATGGCTCAGCGTTGTACTGATTATCTAGAGCAACGAAGTATTCAAGTTTCCGTTAGCGATGTGGCCTCGCCCTGGCAAAATGGGTATGTCGAATCCTTCTTTGGACGCTTCAAGCATGAACTCGGTGACATCAATCGTTTTGAATCGCCGGGTGAAATGATCGAGGCCATCTACCAGCACACCCACTACTACAATCACCTCCGAATCCACACCGCTCTCAAGATGCCACCCGCTGTTTTTGCTGCTCAAACTTTCTCAGACAGCGGTCTTCACTTTTGGGTACTTGTATCTTAG
- a CDS encoding IS110 family transposase yields MTAIVGVDSAKDQVDVCLLIDDTPLQYQTVPNNKRGLNKLDRWLNKQGANGAHICLEATGIYGDLLADTLHRREYPISVVNPARIKAYAQSQLRRNKTDKLDAALIADFCRTQAPISGRRLTLNNRRCGRSSAIWMI; encoded by the coding sequence ATGACCGCAATCGTGGGTGTTGATAGTGCCAAGGATCAGGTAGATGTCTGTCTCTTGATTGACGATACTCCCCTTCAATACCAGACAGTCCCCAATAATAAGCGGGGGCTCAACAAGCTTGATCGTTGGTTAAACAAGCAGGGGGCAAACGGGGCGCATATTTGCCTCGAGGCGACTGGCATCTATGGCGATTTGCTGGCTGACACGCTTCATCGGCGTGAGTACCCGATCAGTGTCGTTAATCCTGCCCGGATTAAAGCCTACGCCCAGAGCCAGTTGCGCCGGAACAAAACGGATAAGCTGGACGCGGCCCTTATCGCTGATTTCTGTCGAACCCAGGCCCCGATATCTGGACGCCGCCTGACCCTGAACAACAGGCGTTGCGGGCGCTCGTCCGCCATTTGGATGATTTGA
- a CDS encoding pPIWI_RE module domain-containing protein, whose product MGNAYLSIQPLAFTLNVDAPDLVMHHYSLSLPLDYKQALKRAYARKLGRKPEEVNLPVADLNRLVRLLLPDVYSISSGAGNTNPDWDSVWLRAAQEIDLESVKTILDEWANVHNMGSVDVPENLTWKNDTVQLGHWETSKNGTARAVNGAVYDLLPALLARRVEGQEILLGETIPIRFYRVPQDPFRKGIELLSWPPLPMPYGKNGQVAYYSFRLVITVALVPFDAQPRVYVRVGLRRWVSGKFKRPGRQRISLYLRAEMPGLKGQSGESAFQVAFARNKREQDPKNNEELINHLYWDYKENIPDLLEKLGVEDGIIPSPEDVAETPINFLMGDQPPNIAMSYSTRMGSHPVNPGVTPNDRMQLLNQLGTHWDDLLTVAPRFKRSKGLANNDLYFANPKKGETPAYHGRWLRIAQQFDGQTIRIEIHYRTELSRNQMLSALANLLEIDAQEGNYEKHGVTLQVVAYETGNLSRELAITKQKQEAVDQRRNEVVSVLGEVSLPTVALVEILDKPNNGKADVPAYPSGRDPKQALRAGFADSGRLTQFFLFEPEKTFPEGKTEKEQKKIAKQKQKAEDSRLARYQNAVLDALRQMGVHDGGTKSHNAWNLTPWGGMSAAGFYVAYQTGKTSVKRAKRCLPVLTYIDGFNGQVLAWVPGMESMLPYHQVLVQLGQGKLTAFEKPDQVAQLVHPVIEEYLSNRDVLLAVHTSEGHMRNRVWPWLQDGRIQLDEIHFAGHSPWRVEDSDMPGLRVVRVRDLKDQGEVPEWYAPDGKGDAGLTDGLWKVTERVFGSIATRASSQQYPYKGKSKASPDFADKNTPMPVFHELTVAYAQPEDQIADLAAIVHSLREASVQSRDETSHTLPLHFAQRVKEYLLWEEEDALPDEESEEDE is encoded by the coding sequence ATGGGAAATGCATACCTTTCCATTCAACCACTCGCTTTTACACTAAATGTGGATGCACCAGATTTAGTTATGCACCATTACTCGTTAAGTTTGCCGCTTGATTATAAACAGGCGCTTAAACGAGCCTACGCACGCAAACTGGGACGTAAACCAGAAGAAGTTAATCTACCTGTTGCTGATCTTAACCGACTAGTGCGACTACTTCTGCCTGATGTCTACAGTATTAGTAGTGGAGCAGGGAACACAAATCCTGATTGGGATTCTGTCTGGCTACGCGCAGCACAAGAAATCGACCTAGAGTCTGTAAAGACGATTCTCGACGAATGGGCAAATGTGCATAATATGGGTAGCGTTGATGTGCCAGAAAACCTCACATGGAAAAATGATACAGTCCAGCTTGGACATTGGGAAACATCAAAAAATGGCACTGCTAGAGCTGTAAATGGTGCGGTCTATGATTTACTACCTGCACTTCTAGCTAGACGTGTTGAGGGACAAGAAATTCTTCTGGGTGAGACAATCCCGATTCGTTTCTATCGTGTACCACAGGATCCATTCCGTAAGGGTATTGAGTTGCTGAGTTGGCCTCCATTACCAATGCCGTATGGAAAGAATGGGCAAGTTGCTTACTACAGCTTTAGATTAGTAATCACCGTCGCTCTTGTTCCATTTGACGCACAACCGCGTGTATATGTGAGAGTCGGGCTAAGACGTTGGGTTTCCGGTAAGTTTAAGCGTCCAGGACGACAGCGAATAAGCTTATATCTTCGTGCTGAAATGCCTGGTCTAAAGGGACAATCAGGTGAGAGTGCCTTTCAAGTGGCATTTGCGCGGAATAAACGGGAACAAGATCCCAAGAATAATGAGGAATTGATCAACCACCTGTATTGGGATTATAAGGAGAACATCCCTGATTTATTGGAAAAGTTAGGAGTTGAGGATGGGATTATCCCATCTCCAGAGGATGTTGCGGAAACCCCAATAAATTTTCTGATGGGAGATCAACCTCCCAATATTGCTATGTCCTACAGTACACGCATGGGGTCACATCCAGTCAACCCTGGGGTTACACCCAATGATCGGATGCAATTGCTAAATCAATTGGGAACGCATTGGGATGACTTGTTGACGGTTGCACCGCGTTTTAAACGATCAAAAGGACTTGCAAATAATGACCTCTATTTCGCCAATCCCAAAAAAGGAGAAACACCTGCGTATCATGGGCGTTGGCTACGAATCGCACAGCAGTTCGATGGTCAGACCATACGAATTGAGATTCACTACCGTACAGAACTCAGCCGAAATCAAATGTTATCTGCCCTTGCTAATTTGCTGGAGATTGATGCTCAGGAGGGCAACTATGAAAAGCATGGTGTCACATTGCAAGTTGTGGCTTATGAAACAGGTAACCTTAGTCGAGAACTCGCTATAACCAAACAGAAACAGGAAGCGGTTGACCAGCGACGTAATGAAGTTGTTAGCGTGCTTGGTGAAGTATCACTACCCACAGTGGCTTTAGTCGAGATTCTTGATAAACCGAACAATGGTAAAGCGGATGTGCCAGCGTATCCTTCTGGACGTGACCCAAAGCAGGCCCTACGCGCAGGATTTGCTGATAGTGGTCGACTCACCCAGTTCTTTTTGTTTGAACCTGAGAAAACCTTTCCAGAAGGAAAGACAGAAAAAGAGCAGAAGAAAATTGCTAAACAAAAACAGAAAGCTGAAGATAGCCGACTGGCACGTTATCAAAATGCAGTGCTGGACGCATTACGCCAGATGGGTGTGCATGATGGTGGAACAAAGAGTCATAATGCATGGAATCTAACACCTTGGGGAGGCATGTCTGCGGCAGGTTTCTACGTCGCCTATCAGACTGGAAAGACCAGTGTAAAACGGGCAAAACGTTGCCTTCCCGTGTTGACGTATATTGACGGGTTTAACGGGCAAGTATTGGCATGGGTACCTGGCATGGAAAGTATGTTGCCTTATCATCAGGTACTGGTGCAATTAGGGCAGGGGAAACTCACCGCGTTTGAAAAGCCCGATCAGGTCGCTCAACTCGTACATCCTGTGATTGAGGAATACCTGAGCAACCGCGATGTACTTCTTGCCGTTCACACATCCGAAGGACATATGCGAAATAGAGTATGGCCATGGCTCCAGGATGGCAGAATACAATTAGATGAAATTCACTTTGCGGGTCATAGTCCTTGGCGTGTTGAAGATTCTGATATGCCAGGATTGCGTGTTGTGAGGGTTCGAGATTTGAAGGATCAGGGAGAAGTACCTGAATGGTATGCCCCTGATGGTAAGGGGGATGCGGGTCTAACAGATGGATTGTGGAAGGTCACCGAACGGGTTTTCGGTAGTATTGCCACCCGTGCCAGCTCACAACAGTATCCGTATAAAGGCAAGAGCAAGGCTTCTCCAGATTTTGCAGACAAGAACACACCCATGCCTGTGTTTCATGAATTGACAGTCGCCTACGCTCAACCAGAAGATCAAATAGCTGATCTTGCTGCGATTGTCCACAGTCTACGAGAAGCAAGCGTACAATCCAGAGATGAGACCTCACACACGCTACCACTACATTTTGCACAGCGAGTAAAGGAGTATCTGCTATGGGAGGAGGAGGACGCGTTACCCGATGAGGAAAGTGAGGAGGACGAATAG
- a CDS encoding GAF domain-containing protein: protein MDFSIAFVVFSIVRYLSDLYADIRLLRDIEAELYKTQTDLDEKQLQQTFLSLLRDNFGYETVNMFYIQSNDNGKEVLQCVDVANPDHESLKVEVFDLNFGIIGHVAQTGVRYLDNDVIRNRKHSPYRYHRIFASTKAELTVPIKLDENTVGVLDVQSDKSNIFSMEDAVILEDVARRFSSALYYTRITHHIRELFRATYDQVRLEESSETAFQKLAQLAHEHLEADGKLPQNGSGSNFVLLMIRNKHGCAADPS from the coding sequence GTGGATTTCAGTATTGCATTTGTAGTTTTTTCAATCGTTCGATACCTGAGTGATTTATATGCTGATATTCGATTGTTACGTGACATTGAAGCAGAATTATATAAAACACAAACCGATTTAGATGAAAAACAACTTCAGCAGACATTCCTCTCATTGCTACGCGATAATTTTGGATACGAGACTGTCAATATGTTTTATATTCAAAGTAACGACAATGGCAAGGAGGTCCTTCAGTGTGTGGATGTTGCAAATCCTGATCATGAGTCACTAAAAGTTGAAGTCTTTGATTTGAATTTTGGAATTATTGGGCATGTTGCTCAAACTGGCGTACGTTATCTTGATAACGATGTCATACGCAATCGCAAACATTCGCCATATCGGTATCATCGTATCTTCGCCTCTACTAAAGCCGAATTGACAGTTCCTATTAAACTAGACGAGAATACCGTTGGTGTTCTCGATGTTCAGTCAGATAAATCAAATATATTCAGTATGGAAGATGCCGTCATTCTGGAGGATGTGGCACGCCGCTTTAGCTCTGCTTTGTACTATACCCGTATCACTCACCATATAAGAGAACTATTTCGTGCTACCTATGATCAAGTGCGTCTTGAAGAGAGTTCAGAAACTGCATTTCAGAAATTAGCTCAACTCGCACATGAGCACCTTGAAGCTGATGGTAAGCTTCCCCAGAATGGCTCTGGCTCGAATTTCGTGCTACTCATGATTCGTAACAAACACGGATGCGCAGCAGATCCAAGTTAG